The Mycoplasma sp. 1654_15 genome contains a region encoding:
- a CDS encoding Mbov_0396 family ICE element transmembrane protein, whose protein sequence is MFERTLFFPLFVFIWTIFIQIPFSLLNLISKLLEVINFSFINFMLFGIERIDNFDFDQLNTSIYFKIFAIVSLFLFIFILLFVFLKWSINKGLRSKNYSFLSRLKHIISYFVLLLLTPIIIFSTLLLLNNFFEIILKSFQIKANLANSIFMSLLPYKMAASDWLYLANLEYSAPTIGMFLSFPGSSAAILFFPALIGIWSFKTLASAIVRVSMQTFQMLVLFSVSPFIYATMIYDNAYRFKIWKNLFIRNVLTIMCFIIGLRLFEFYVLIINKWDLRSFQGIFDKNIIISLFIIGGLIASTQLNKLVYKFTNQNYKLKQHFVQTQDLFKNAKHFVTNKHENSVENLQNLNNEPKYQFNKKQAFPELNLDLFAKYNNQFNIEWNIENKDYKTPKLDFQDHKFFKMYKEINATT, encoded by the coding sequence ATGTTTGAACGAACTTTATTTTTTCCACTTTTTGTTTTTATATGAACTATTTTTATTCAAATACCATTTTCATTACTAAATTTAATTTCTAAACTTCTTGAAGTTATCAATTTTTCATTTATTAACTTTATGCTTTTTGGCATTGAAAGAATTGATAATTTCGATTTTGACCAATTAAACACTTCAATTTACTTTAAAATTTTTGCTATTGTTAGTCTATTTTTATTTATTTTTATTTTGTTATTTGTATTTCTAAAATGAAGTATTAATAAAGGATTAAGAAGTAAAAATTATAGTTTTTTATCTAGACTAAAACATATAATTTCTTATTTTGTACTTCTTTTATTAACTCCAATTATTATTTTTTCTACACTTTTACTTTTGAATAATTTTTTCGAAATTATTTTAAAAAGCTTCCAAATAAAGGCTAATTTAGCAAATAGTATTTTTATGAGTTTGCTTCCGTACAAAATGGCTGCATCTGATTGACTCTATTTAGCAAATCTTGAATATTCAGCACCTACTATTGGTATGTTCTTATCATTTCCAGGCTCGTCAGCTGCTATATTATTTTTTCCAGCGCTTATTGGAATTTGATCTTTTAAAACGCTAGCTTCTGCTATTGTTAGAGTATCAATGCAAACTTTTCAAATGCTTGTTTTATTTTCTGTTAGTCCCTTTATTTATGCAACAATGATTTACGATAATGCATATAGATTTAAAATTTGAAAAAACTTATTTATAAGAAATGTTTTGACAATAATGTGTTTTATAATAGGGCTTAGACTCTTTGAATTTTACGTCTTAATTATCAATAAATGAGATTTGAGGTCTTTTCAAGGAATTTTTGACAAAAATATAATTATTAGTCTTTTTATTATAGGCGGACTTATTGCTTCAACGCAATTAAACAAGTTAGTTTATAAATTTACAAATCAAAATTATAAATTAAAACAGCATTTTGTTCAAACTCAAGATTTGTTTAAAAATGCTAAACATTTTGTAACTAATAAACACGAAAATAGTGTTGAAAATTTACAAAATCTTAACAACGAACCAAAGTATCAATTCAATAAAAAACAAGCTTTTCCAGAATTAAATTTGGATTTGTTTGCGAAGTATAATAATCAATTTAACATAGAATGAAACATAGAAAATAAAGACTATAAGACACCAAAATTAGATTTCCAAGACCATAAATTTTTTAAAATGTACAAGGAAATAAATGCTACAACCTAA
- a CDS encoding Mbov_0395 family pilin-like conjugal transfer protein, whose amino-acid sequence MNNLLNIVLFNDNSTDILNSVATKASSIGYVVLSSFSGLVALILMFALVYTGIKIAYSHGQKRKQYIVHIMIVFVVFIITVILFSIGIKYAVDISTKAAINLTT is encoded by the coding sequence TTGAATAATTTACTAAATATCGTTTTATTTAACGATAATTCAACAGATATTTTAAACAGTGTAGCTACTAAAGCAAGTTCAATAGGATATGTTGTTTTGTCTTCATTTAGCGGACTAGTGGCTTTGATTTTAATGTTCGCACTGGTTTATACAGGTATTAAAATTGCTTACTCACATGGACAAAAAAGGAAACAATACATAGTTCATATAATGATAGTTTTTGTAGTTTTTATTATCACAGTTATTCTATTTTCTATAGGTATTAAATATGCAGTAGATATTTCAACTAAAGCTGCTATTAATTTAACGACTTAA
- a CDS encoding DNA-processing protein DprA: MKSILIYFATKYKGDFYKILKALKENERVSDENAQAVMDDLEQKGIQAFTVLDSVYPEVFKHLKTPPFVIFYKGNINLLKNDLPKISLVGEQYNEIVQSYLDKSLSEVIKRHTLVTNGYKGVEEKINNYFLQNQGKLIFVSANGVENPWISSKFEQNNQNILLISEYPNTNVSYKRLKNRNRLVAALSKNLIVYSSSKASGIQNLVNHFLMIGKEIFCFPGDINFENDGNTELIKQGANLITEVKDVYKEINFE; encoded by the coding sequence ATGAAATCAATATTAATTTATTTTGCAACAAAATACAAAGGTGACTTTTATAAAATACTAAAAGCACTAAAAGAAAACGAAAGGGTAAGCGACGAGAACGCTCAAGCTGTTATGGATGACCTAGAACAAAAAGGCATTCAAGCATTTACTGTCTTAGACTCTGTTTATCCAGAAGTTTTTAAACATTTAAAAACACCACCTTTTGTAATTTTTTACAAAGGGAACATAAACTTACTAAAAAATGATTTACCTAAAATAAGCTTAGTTGGTGAACAATATAATGAAATTGTTCAATCTTATTTAGATAAATCACTATCTGAAGTTATAAAAAGACATACATTAGTCACAAATGGCTACAAAGGAGTAGAAGAAAAAATTAACAACTATTTTCTTCAAAATCAAGGCAAATTAATTTTTGTTTCTGCAAATGGAGTAGAAAATCCTTGAATTTCTTCTAAGTTTGAACAAAATAATCAGAATATTTTACTTATTTCTGAATACCCAAACACTAATGTTTCATATAAAAGATTAAAAAATAGAAATAGATTAGTTGCTGCTTTATCAAAAAATCTAATTGTTTATTCTTCTTCAAAAGCAAGTGGAATACAAAATTTAGTTAACCATTTTCTAATGATTGGAAAAGAAATATTTTGCTTTCCAGGAGATATTAATTTTGAAAATGATGGAAACACAGAATTAATAAAGCAAGGTGCTAATTTAATCACAGAAGTAAAAGATGTATATAAGGAGATAAATTTTGAATAA
- a CDS encoding YihY/virulence factor BrkB family protein, translating to MKKPNKYIKSILVKKKKNKYFDKAMYFFIYFILLITLGLFKHKDWKTRTSQYKELISGSVANLSSNSFLIATGQAFYILISFIPIITVIMILLASINFRIGNSSPFNVFVKSDILNRFIPGIETALPDFLVTFKKLDWKNVGFIFLVFSTLWISINGYSKLIAAQSTIYNHKNKGSWLYSKLKALSIVLAIIVFVTISLIIITPFMMYLKEVDAAHYEIYFYLFCSFYLLFFFTIGWLLMFKWLPVFKLKFQDIVPGWIIASLSSSLFAMLFGYLVSNKFIKYDKYGTMASFLYLSTFSLYISYFFYFGLTINYSYAQVFSTKTFQSKNFSKYKVEYTL from the coding sequence ATGAAGAAACCTAACAAATATATCAAATCCATACTTGTAAAAAAAAAGAAAAATAAATACTTTGATAAAGCAATGTATTTTTTTATTTATTTTATTTTATTAATAACATTAGGTCTTTTTAAACACAAAGACTGAAAAACTAGAACATCACAATATAAGGAATTAATTTCAGGTTCAGTAGCTAATTTATCATCTAATTCTTTTTTAATTGCTACTGGACAGGCTTTTTATATCTTAATTTCGTTTATCCCTATTATTACAGTAATAATGATACTTTTAGCTAGCATTAATTTTAGAATTGGAAATTCAAGCCCATTTAATGTTTTTGTAAAATCAGATATTCTAAATAGATTTATTCCTGGAATAGAAACAGCATTACCTGATTTTTTAGTCACTTTTAAAAAATTAGATTGAAAAAATGTTGGATTTATATTTTTAGTATTTTCAACATTATGAATTAGTATCAACGGGTATTCAAAATTAATAGCAGCACAATCTACCATTTATAATCACAAAAATAAAGGAAGTTGACTTTATTCAAAGCTAAAAGCTCTTTCAATAGTGCTTGCTATAATTGTATTCGTCACAATTTCTTTGATAATTATTACACCATTTATGATGTATTTAAAAGAAGTTGATGCGGCACATTATGAAATTTATTTTTATCTTTTTTGTTCATTTTACTTGCTATTTTTCTTTACAATAGGTTGATTATTAATGTTTAAATGATTACCTGTTTTTAAATTAAAATTTCAAGACATTGTTCCTGGTTGAATTATTGCTTCTTTATCTTCATCGTTATTTGCAATGCTTTTTGGTTATTTAGTATCAAATAAATTTATTAAATATGACAAATACGGAACTATGGCTTCGTTTTTATATTTATCTACTTTTAGTTTGTATATTTCTTACTTTTTTTACTTTGGACTAACAATTAATTACTCATATGCTCAAGTATTTTCTACTAAGACATTTCAATCTAAAAACTTTAGTAAATATAAAGTTGAGTACACATTATAA
- the rpmA gene encoding 50S ribosomal protein L27 encodes MAKTKAGGSTKNGRDSAGRRLGQKLSDGQFATAGAIIFRQRGTKIFPGFNVGRGNDDSLYSLIEGFVKYETKKNRKYASVYSEKR; translated from the coding sequence ATGGCAAAGACCAAAGCAGGTGGTTCGACTAAGAACGGGCGTGATTCAGCCGGAAGACGTCTAGGACAAAAACTTAGCGACGGACAATTCGCAACTGCAGGAGCAATTATCTTTCGTCAAAGAGGAACCAAAATCTTTCCAGGTTTCAACGTTGGAAGAGGTAATGATGATTCTTTATATTCTTTAATTGAAGGTTTCGTTAAATATGAAACTAAAAAGAATAGAAAATATGCTTCAGTATATAGCGAAAAACGTTAA
- the rplU gene encoding 50S ribosomal protein L21 yields the protein MFAIIKTGGKQLIVKKDETIFVEKLQGKEGDKVRFSEIVLINNKIGNPLVKDAYVEGVIEKQGKSKKIVVYRHNAKSTHKRKLGHRQPYTRVKITELKG from the coding sequence ATGTTTGCAATTATTAAAACTGGTGGAAAACAACTTATTGTTAAAAAAGATGAAACTATTTTTGTAGAAAAACTACAAGGAAAAGAAGGCGACAAAGTTCGTTTTTCAGAAATTGTTTTGATTAACAATAAAATTGGAAACCCATTAGTAAAAGATGCATATGTTGAAGGTGTGATTGAAAAGCAAGGTAAAAGCAAAAAAATTGTTGTTTACCGTCACAATGCTAAATCAACACACAAAAGAAAACTAGGTCATCGTCAACCTTATACACGTGTAAAAATAACTGAATTGAAAGGATAG
- a CDS encoding ZmpA/ZmpB/ZmpC family metallo-endopeptidase has translation MLFKSKKKKKILITGILLTTIASIVAIPVAIKFSPALRNHNSWIQVEPGLNNGTNPGINHGDDDFNTVVEDPVVIDRLPLDRPEVILSSVDNHIKTNNSQLDFNIIDRSQSFKSLKVEIFEDDKLIFTQEETKQNNDSISLKAPILSPKKKYRVVYLVTYFSDDRRSKTKSYTKVVNLNFKPEEEKQPPTDTQEQPPQKINIETVEETITPFAVSDKKALKINKENINKYTLFRVDEDDHLIPINFLNERPRDITNYFVKVYYDNQNASFLKVNRIFSQNNSYFASVDSVNDQLKDKNGKPQNLIFKLNEKNNNQNIENSIPVFSFADLIDKVSKNPDANFIVKNDLTATDPDSDKDRAYILEEFKGHINFNNNTIIGLKLPLFDKIKDATIENLNAVEIGINSNAKNVGTIVNSAKGSVIRNVYAEGTIAGFDGIGGILAFGKDTKIYYSHFEGSIFAKDYINSENISIYFGGLVSELSGPESTVENSSANVKITTIGTTNNSLIRQAGLVGRLIDAARVTKSMSFGKLFPSKWNAYSGGLVATTWQRGKLDHSISLIDATKYFRLHGDDDYTNNWDIKEIYGVKEYSKGRKGRYYKEISVADLASKMKGFGIVLNQNVNVNNYLNKEDKIANNLKNQDLIIKYNLEKLLPFYDSAYINFLAKSVNKDSNIAKKLIKYVINFKDDKPIYDDSEAKTLNKIKILYQDKSVDYKTIEFKSDFENIAEYYIDDFKASYTPYALNKQYKLNPARLESLKNLSYNNIYLQYYFNITADKFEKLFYEDSFNEIKNKIEGILNKILFNEFSQIPDSQELRDAIFEKVYNNKEKLLFAISYINRWYDFNVDDLNVKDVLFYAFNYFSDKKISVLDWLISIANYPIGLFTAQNNLSFFDSLISPYVGGLGLYDFLESIVNYGKTSKVDMNQWLIEHSKVNIQEAKLTEPDAIKLQEQDPYRYSTKLWYKMQLRGRFSHLLLILLTMKQTRAYLVTSVSGLTFGMYETYAWFGNKPGDVPQEQIDKDIKRIDALVKEHTEAETHYYNYWWRVLSPQNRLRLVENIYTSDTLFVSIPDPNHPGRGTRRYIQDQRENYKNVVGYYQFLGPAINWRNTAPGTSAVSWGDTNYFTGAELLYNWSQGIYTHEMTHSLDGRAYFNGLGRREGLYGEVFASGLLESAVWVDTHEGIALNTVKTDTSQKSQDRRIINYSPDIFKNATDLRNYFKHEFDLIYLMEIAETEIFSEMMKDPAKKEKLRDIFMTAITNPSGANVFEAISKEKWSQMHLDSIDDFVDNDIMLTLVWEPATIRQNWYYFWSLPDSLYGTADNPQGSPGDITLKRFSYELLGEFGWDNGFVPYLSNQYKKFSPNKKLSDNLVFEHLFEKTAYEGKTVKEFKKLMYKQRSNKKDLLKPVSIIIPDYNPKGNNVFPGNKFTVNNYQELKNNLKKAIEYDLDHNSIGYKRRNRNAANSSVWKKFKKAMINGYLKSTNDFKTSIFKENEEK, from the coding sequence ATGTTGTTTAAAAGCAAAAAAAAGAAAAAAATATTAATTACAGGAATATTACTAACAACAATTGCAAGTATTGTTGCTATTCCGGTGGCTATTAAATTCTCTCCTGCTTTAAGAAATCATAATTCTTGAATTCAAGTAGAACCAGGCTTGAACAACGGAACAAACCCAGGAATTAACCACGGTGATGATGACTTTAATACTGTTGTAGAAGATCCAGTAGTTATTGATAGACTACCTTTAGATAGACCAGAAGTGATTTTGTCTTCAGTAGATAATCATATTAAAACTAATAATTCTCAATTAGATTTTAATATCATTGACAGATCTCAATCTTTTAAAAGCCTAAAAGTAGAAATTTTTGAAGATGATAAATTAATTTTTACCCAAGAAGAAACTAAACAAAATAATGATTCCATTTCCTTAAAAGCACCAATTTTAAGTCCTAAGAAAAAATATAGAGTTGTTTATTTAGTAACATATTTTTCTGATGACAGAAGAAGTAAAACTAAATCATATACAAAAGTTGTTAATTTAAATTTTAAACCTGAAGAAGAAAAACAACCTCCTACTGATACTCAAGAACAACCACCTCAAAAAATAAATATTGAAACAGTAGAAGAAACAATAACACCATTTGCAGTTTCAGATAAAAAAGCTTTAAAAATTAATAAAGAAAATATAAACAAATATACTTTATTTAGAGTTGATGAGGACGATCATTTAATTCCAATTAATTTCTTGAATGAAAGACCAAGAGATATTACAAATTATTTCGTTAAAGTATATTATGATAACCAAAATGCTTCATTTTTAAAGGTAAATCGTATTTTTTCACAGAATAATTCTTATTTTGCTTCTGTCGACAGTGTTAACGATCAATTAAAAGATAAAAATGGAAAACCACAGAATTTAATCTTCAAACTTAATGAAAAAAATAATAATCAAAACATCGAAAATTCCATTCCTGTCTTTTCTTTTGCTGATTTAATTGATAAAGTTTCAAAAAATCCAGACGCTAATTTTATAGTAAAAAATGATTTAACTGCTACAGATCCTGATTCAGACAAAGACAGAGCTTATATTTTAGAAGAATTTAAAGGTCATATTAATTTTAATAATAATACTATTATAGGGCTCAAATTACCTTTATTTGACAAGATAAAAGATGCAACAATAGAAAATTTAAATGCAGTTGAAATTGGTATAAATTCAAATGCTAAAAATGTAGGTACTATAGTAAATTCAGCTAAAGGAAGTGTTATTAGAAATGTTTATGCTGAAGGTACTATCGCAGGTTTTGATGGTATAGGAGGTATATTAGCTTTCGGTAAAGATACTAAAATTTATTATTCTCATTTCGAAGGCTCTATTTTTGCAAAAGATTATATTAATTCAGAAAATATTAGTATTTATTTTGGTGGTTTAGTATCAGAACTATCAGGACCAGAATCTACAGTAGAAAATTCTTCAGCTAATGTAAAAATAACAACAATTGGTACAACAAATAATTCTTTAATTAGACAAGCTGGATTAGTAGGAAGATTAATAGATGCTGCTCGTGTTACAAAATCCATGAGTTTTGGTAAATTGTTTCCAAGTAAGTGAAATGCTTATTCTGGAGGTTTAGTTGCTACTACTTGACAGCGTGGAAAATTAGACCATTCAATTTCTTTAATAGATGCTACAAAATACTTTAGACTTCATGGTGATGATGACTATACAAACAACTGAGACATTAAAGAAATTTATGGTGTTAAAGAATATTCAAAAGGAAGAAAAGGTAGATACTATAAAGAAATTTCAGTAGCAGATTTAGCTTCAAAAATGAAGGGATTTGGAATAGTTTTAAACCAAAATGTCAATGTAAATAACTATTTAAATAAAGAAGATAAAATAGCAAACAACTTAAAAAATCAAGATTTAATTATCAAATATAATCTTGAAAAATTACTTCCTTTTTACGATAGTGCATACATCAATTTTTTAGCAAAATCTGTAAATAAAGATTCTAATATTGCAAAAAAATTAATTAAATATGTCATTAATTTTAAAGACGATAAACCTATTTACGACGATTCAGAAGCAAAAACACTTAATAAAATTAAAATTCTTTACCAAGATAAAAGTGTAGATTACAAAACCATAGAATTTAAATCAGATTTTGAAAACATAGCAGAATATTATATAGATGATTTTAAAGCAAGTTATACGCCATACGCTCTTAATAAACAATACAAATTAAATCCTGCTAGACTAGAGTCATTAAAAAATTTATCATATAACAATATTTACTTGCAATACTATTTTAATATTACTGCTGATAAGTTTGAAAAGCTTTTTTATGAAGATTCTTTTAATGAAATCAAGAACAAAATAGAAGGAATTTTAAACAAAATTCTTTTTAATGAATTCTCACAAATACCTGATTCTCAAGAGTTAAGAGACGCGATTTTTGAAAAAGTTTACAACAACAAAGAAAAACTGCTTTTTGCAATTTCTTACATAAATCGTTGATATGATTTTAATGTTGATGATTTAAATGTAAAAGATGTTCTTTTTTATGCATTTAATTATTTTAGTGATAAAAAGATTTCCGTTTTAGACTGATTAATTTCAATAGCTAACTATCCAATAGGTTTATTTACTGCCCAAAATAATCTAAGTTTCTTTGATTCTCTAATTTCTCCATATGTCGGAGGATTAGGTCTTTATGACTTTTTAGAATCTATTGTTAATTATGGAAAAACAAGCAAAGTAGATATGAATCAGTGATTGATTGAACATTCAAAAGTCAATATTCAAGAAGCGAAATTAACAGAACCTGATGCAATAAAACTACAAGAACAAGATCCTTACAGATACTCAACAAAATTATGATATAAAATGCAATTAAGAGGTCGTTTTTCTCATCTATTATTAATTTTGTTAACCATGAAACAAACCAGAGCTTATTTAGTTACTTCAGTTTCAGGACTTACTTTCGGAATGTACGAAACATATGCTTGATTTGGTAACAAACCAGGAGATGTTCCACAAGAACAAATCGACAAAGATATAAAACGAATAGATGCTTTAGTAAAAGAACATACTGAGGCAGAAACACATTATTATAATTATTGATGAAGAGTTCTAAGTCCACAAAATAGACTAAGATTAGTTGAAAACATTTACACTTCAGATACATTATTTGTTTCTATTCCTGATCCAAATCATCCAGGAAGAGGTACTCGTCGTTATATTCAAGATCAAAGAGAAAATTATAAAAATGTTGTAGGTTATTACCAATTTCTAGGACCAGCCATTAACTGAAGAAACACAGCTCCTGGAACATCTGCAGTTAGTTGAGGAGATACCAATTATTTTACAGGAGCAGAACTTTTATATAATTGATCTCAAGGAATTTATACTCATGAAATGACACACAGTTTAGATGGTCGAGCATATTTTAATGGTTTAGGAAGACGTGAAGGTCTTTACGGAGAAGTTTTTGCTTCAGGATTGCTAGAATCTGCTGTTTGAGTAGATACTCATGAAGGTATTGCACTTAATACAGTAAAAACAGATACTAGTCAAAAATCACAAGACAGAAGAATAATTAATTATTCGCCAGACATATTTAAAAATGCTACAGATCTTAGAAATTATTTTAAACATGAGTTTGATTTAATTTATTTAATGGAGATTGCAGAAACAGAAATTTTTAGTGAAATGATGAAAGATCCTGCTAAGAAAGAAAAACTTAGAGATATCTTTATGACTGCAATTACAAATCCAAGTGGAGCCAACGTTTTTGAAGCCATAAGTAAAGAAAAATGAAGCCAAATGCATCTAGATTCTATTGATGATTTTGTAGATAATGACATTATGCTTACATTAGTTTGAGAACCTGCAACTATTCGTCAAAATTGATATTATTTCTGATCTTTACCAGATTCATTATATGGAACAGCAGATAATCCTCAAGGTTCTCCTGGAGATATAACTTTAAAAAGATTTTCATATGAACTATTAGGTGAATTTGGTTGAGATAATGGTTTTGTTCCTTATTTATCTAATCAGTACAAAAAATTTAGTCCCAACAAAAAACTAAGTGATAATTTAGTTTTTGAACATCTTTTTGAAAAAACAGCATATGAAGGTAAAACTGTAAAAGAATTTAAAAAATTAATGTACAAACAGAGAAGCAATAAGAAGGATTTACTAAAACCAGTTTCAATAATAATTCCTGATTATAATCCAAAAGGAAATAATGTTTTTCCTGGCAATAAATTTACTGTAAATAATTATCAAGAACTAAAAAATAATCTTAAAAAAGCTATAGAATATGATTTAGATCACAATAGCATTGGTTATAAAAGAAGAAATAGAAATGCCGCAAATTCTAGTGTTTGAAAGAAATTTAAAAAAGCAATGATTAATGGTTATTTAAAATCAACAAATGATTTTAAAACTTCCATTTTTAAAGAAAATGAAGAAAAATAA
- the ptsP gene encoding phosphoenolpyruvate--protein phosphotransferase, with amino-acid sequence MKNIEFKGIGASSGVVKAKVYKIEEVDTKIDETKIEDIEKEISLYKKALEKSIQQIESIKERAKNKLKQEELDILDAHILIANDPMINDEIIELISQKENAVYATDLVARKYIDLFLDMEDEYMRGRALDIKDLTTRIIKNLLNIDLLDLSLISEDVIIVANDLTPSDTAQLNSFVKGFLTNIGSRTSHSAIMARSLEIPAILALKDITEKVQNGDIVIINGDTGVGVINPSENTILEYNKQYEEYTQIKKELETYKNKESISKDGKKVVIAANIGNVEDVEAVLKNNADEIGLFRSEFLYMDASNWPTEEEQFQAYKTVLEKMNNKKVVVRTLDIGGDKILKYYNFAKELNPFLGYRAIRLSLDRTDVFETQLRALIRASEFGNLAIMFPMIATVDEFLEAKRIFDKTFLEVKQEFPNVKDDIKVGIMIEIPAAAMIADKLAKYVDFFSIGTNDLIQYSMAADRMNEKVTHLYQPLNPSILKLIKLTIDGAHKHNKWVGMCGEMAGDIYAIPILLGMGLDEFSMSASSILKVKQLISNTSYNKYKHLWEHVKEADRQSEVEKILKIHHTK; translated from the coding sequence ATGAAAAATATAGAATTTAAAGGTATTGGAGCTTCTTCAGGAGTTGTGAAAGCCAAAGTTTACAAAATTGAAGAAGTTGATACCAAAATTGATGAAACTAAAATTGAAGATATAGAAAAAGAAATTTCTTTGTATAAGAAGGCTTTAGAAAAGTCAATTCAACAAATAGAATCTATTAAAGAAAGAGCAAAAAACAAGCTAAAACAAGAAGAATTAGACATTTTAGACGCTCACATTTTAATTGCCAACGATCCGATGATAAATGATGAAATTATTGAATTAATTTCTCAAAAAGAAAACGCTGTTTATGCTACTGATTTAGTTGCTAGAAAATACATTGATTTGTTTTTAGATATGGAAGATGAGTATATGAGAGGTAGAGCTTTAGATATAAAGGATTTAACTACCAGAATTATCAAAAATTTATTAAACATTGATTTATTAGATTTAAGCTTAATTTCTGAAGACGTAATTATTGTAGCTAATGATTTAACTCCATCTGATACAGCTCAATTAAACTCATTTGTTAAAGGATTTCTAACAAACATAGGATCTAGAACCTCGCATTCAGCAATTATGGCTAGAAGTTTAGAAATCCCTGCTATTTTAGCTTTAAAAGATATAACTGAAAAAGTACAAAACGGTGATATAGTAATTATCAACGGTGATACTGGTGTTGGAGTTATTAATCCTTCTGAAAATACAATTTTAGAGTACAACAAGCAATATGAAGAATATACTCAAATAAAAAAAGAATTAGAAACCTATAAAAATAAAGAGTCAATTTCTAAAGATGGTAAAAAAGTAGTAATTGCAGCCAACATCGGAAATGTAGAAGATGTAGAAGCAGTTTTGAAAAATAATGCAGATGAAATAGGACTTTTTAGAAGCGAATTTTTATATATGGATGCTAGCAATTGACCAACAGAAGAAGAACAATTTCAAGCATATAAAACAGTTTTAGAAAAAATGAATAATAAAAAAGTTGTTGTCAGAACTCTCGATATTGGAGGGGACAAAATTTTAAAATATTATAATTTTGCAAAAGAACTAAATCCTTTTTTAGGTTATAGAGCTATTCGTTTGTCATTAGACAGAACAGATGTTTTTGAAACTCAATTAAGAGCTTTGATAAGAGCTTCTGAGTTTGGAAATCTTGCGATTATGTTTCCAATGATAGCAACAGTCGATGAGTTTTTAGAAGCAAAAAGAATTTTTGATAAAACTTTTTTAGAAGTAAAACAAGAATTTCCTAATGTTAAAGACGATATAAAAGTTGGAATTATGATTGAAATACCAGCAGCAGCTATGATTGCAGATAAGTTAGCAAAATACGTTGATTTTTTTTCAATAGGAACTAATGATTTAATTCAATATTCTATGGCAGCAGATAGAATGAATGAAAAAGTAACACATCTTTATCAACCTTTAAATCCTTCAATTTTGAAGCTAATTAAGCTAACAATTGATGGTGCTCACAAACATAATAAGTGAGTTGGAATGTGTGGAGAAATGGCTGGTGATATTTATGCAATTCCAATTTTATTAGGTATGGGATTAGATGAATTTTCAATGTCAGCAAGTAGTATTTTGAAAGTAAAACAACTAATTTCAAATACAAGCTACAACAAATATAAACATCTTTGAGAACATGTAAAAGAAGCAGATAGACAATCTGAAGTTGAAAAAATTTTAAAAATACATCATACAAAATAA